The following coding sequences lie in one Mycobacterium sp. Z3061 genomic window:
- the adhE gene encoding bifunctional acetaldehyde-CoA/alcohol dehydrogenase → MPTKLEAASQAAAAEVTGDGAESQNADHRRKEIDALVDTAAAAAAEFRKLDQVQVDRIVEAMVRAGLRAAAELAGLAIQETGFGVFEDKVVKNYVATEFLHDYLRDKKSVGVVEEDIENNIVRVAEPIGLVLAITPVTNPTSTVLFKAIVAAKTRNAIVFRPSPYAVRSCERSVEIMREAAEAAGMPVGALQVIPDAAHEVTHYLFKHPKVDFIWVTGGPKIVALASATGKPGLCVGPGNAPIYVHKTADVKGAVVDILISKTFDSSVICPAEQTCVIDDEVYDAMIAEFERMGARLLTDDEAEAITQFAFGCGDKISLDALGQKAPELAARAGFSVPPTVKVLLAPLPADLDELAAHPLLQEKLMPVLGVVRARDVQHAIDVAVLVTEHGGLGHTSAVYSTDQAVIDAYSAAVRTGRILVNAPTAVGALGGVYNNLTPTFSLGCGTWGGSSTTENVNYRQLLNIKTVAKRRTPPQWFRVPSNTFFNAGALENLRDLDCDTVVVVTDAVSDGRGVVDLVRGKMRARHVQVFSEVTPEPDETTIHRGVELLQRVQPDVLIAVGGGSVLDAGKAMRLFYEHPEKSLDELTMPFLDPRKRVADYPTDRHRLQLVAIPTTSGTGSEVSPAAVLTVNGKKETLVDYSLVPELAIIDPELASSMPPVLTADTGIDALTHALEAAVSIFASPYTDALCAQAARLIFDSLPRAYRDPDDLPARTDMSNAATLAGLAFSNAFVGTNHALAHAVGAKFAIAHGRANAIFLPHVLRYNSGLPSKFMPAPGYSAYIAPDKYAQIGQLIFGGHEPDDSRARLFRGVEDLLRRVEMPRSLRDMGVAEEEFLAALPGLAMTAFEDLSNRTNPRMPLVTEITELLRLGYYGAPD, encoded by the coding sequence ATGCCAACGAAATTGGAGGCAGCTTCGCAGGCCGCGGCCGCGGAAGTCACCGGCGACGGCGCCGAGTCGCAGAACGCCGATCATCGCCGCAAGGAGATCGATGCGCTCGTGGACACCGCCGCGGCCGCGGCCGCTGAGTTCCGCAAGCTCGATCAGGTCCAGGTCGACCGCATCGTCGAGGCGATGGTGCGCGCGGGGCTCCGGGCCGCTGCCGAACTCGCGGGCTTGGCGATCCAAGAAACCGGGTTCGGAGTCTTCGAGGACAAGGTCGTCAAGAATTATGTGGCGACCGAATTCCTGCATGACTACCTGCGTGACAAGAAGTCTGTGGGTGTCGTCGAAGAGGACATTGAGAACAACATCGTCCGCGTCGCCGAACCGATCGGCCTGGTGCTGGCGATCACCCCGGTGACCAACCCGACGTCGACGGTGCTGTTCAAAGCGATCGTCGCCGCCAAAACCCGCAACGCCATCGTGTTCCGGCCGTCGCCGTATGCGGTCCGGTCCTGCGAGCGCAGCGTTGAGATCATGCGTGAGGCGGCCGAAGCTGCCGGGATGCCAGTGGGTGCGCTGCAGGTCATTCCGGACGCCGCCCACGAGGTGACGCATTATCTCTTCAAACATCCCAAGGTCGACTTCATCTGGGTGACGGGCGGACCGAAGATCGTGGCGCTGGCTAGTGCGACCGGCAAGCCGGGGCTGTGCGTCGGCCCGGGAAATGCCCCCATCTATGTCCACAAGACCGCCGACGTGAAGGGTGCCGTCGTCGACATCCTCATCTCGAAAACCTTTGACTCGTCAGTGATCTGCCCCGCGGAGCAGACCTGCGTCATCGACGACGAGGTGTACGACGCGATGATCGCCGAGTTCGAGCGGATGGGTGCGCGGCTGCTCACCGACGACGAGGCTGAGGCGATAACCCAGTTCGCGTTCGGCTGCGGCGACAAGATCTCGCTGGACGCGCTGGGTCAGAAGGCGCCGGAACTCGCTGCGCGAGCTGGGTTTTCGGTCCCGCCGACGGTCAAAGTGTTGCTGGCCCCGCTGCCGGCGGACCTTGACGAACTCGCCGCGCACCCGCTGCTGCAGGAGAAGCTGATGCCGGTCCTCGGCGTCGTCCGGGCACGCGACGTCCAGCACGCCATCGACGTGGCGGTACTTGTCACCGAACACGGCGGCCTGGGCCACACCTCGGCGGTCTACTCCACCGATCAGGCGGTAATCGACGCGTACAGCGCGGCGGTGCGTACCGGACGGATCCTGGTGAACGCACCGACCGCGGTAGGGGCGCTGGGTGGGGTCTACAACAACCTGACGCCGACCTTCTCGCTGGGATGCGGAACGTGGGGAGGGTCCAGTACGACCGAGAACGTCAACTACCGGCAGTTGCTCAACATCAAGACCGTGGCGAAACGTCGCACCCCGCCGCAGTGGTTCCGGGTCCCGTCCAACACGTTCTTCAACGCCGGTGCGCTGGAAAATTTGCGCGACCTCGATTGCGACACCGTCGTGGTGGTCACCGATGCCGTGAGCGATGGGCGAGGTGTGGTCGACCTGGTGCGCGGCAAGATGCGCGCCCGCCACGTACAGGTGTTCAGCGAAGTGACTCCGGAGCCGGACGAGACGACCATCCACCGCGGCGTCGAGCTGCTGCAACGGGTGCAACCTGATGTCCTGATCGCGGTGGGCGGCGGTTCGGTGCTCGATGCCGGCAAGGCGATGCGGCTGTTCTACGAGCATCCGGAGAAGTCCCTCGACGAGTTGACCATGCCCTTCCTGGACCCCCGCAAACGGGTGGCCGACTATCCCACGGACCGGCACCGTCTCCAATTGGTGGCTATACCAACGACTTCGGGCACCGGTTCGGAGGTGTCGCCGGCAGCTGTGCTCACCGTGAACGGCAAGAAGGAGACGCTGGTCGACTACAGCCTGGTGCCTGAGCTGGCCATCATCGACCCCGAGTTGGCGTCGTCGATGCCGCCGGTGTTGACCGCGGACACCGGTATCGACGCGCTGACGCACGCGCTGGAGGCGGCGGTCTCCATCTTCGCGTCGCCGTACACCGACGCGCTGTGCGCACAGGCGGCACGCCTGATCTTCGACTCGCTGCCCAGGGCGTATCGCGACCCTGACGATCTGCCCGCGCGCACCGACATGTCCAACGCGGCCACCCTGGCCGGACTCGCGTTCTCAAATGCGTTCGTCGGGACGAACCATGCGCTCGCCCATGCCGTCGGCGCCAAGTTCGCCATCGCGCACGGCAGGGCAAACGCAATCTTCCTGCCGCATGTACTCCGCTACAACTCGGGCTTGCCAAGCAAATTCATGCCGGCTCCGGGCTACTCGGCCTACATCGCCCCCGACAAGTACGCCCAGATCGGTCAGCTCATCTTCGGCGGCCACGAACCCGACGACAGCCGCGCCCGGCTGTTCCGGGGAGTCGAGGATCTGCTGCGTCGTGTCGAGATGCCGCGCTCGCTGCGGGACATGGGCGTCGCCGAAGAGGAGTTCCTCGCGGCGCTGCCGGGTCTGGCGATGACGGCGTTTGAGGACCTCAGCAACCGGACGAATCCCCGGATGCCTCTGGTCACTGAGATCACGGAGTTGCTGCGGCTGGGGTATTACGGAGCTCCCGACTGA
- a CDS encoding M15 family metallopeptidase → MRRLAIALITAACSSGCGSPGGGPATPGSTTVTPASGATATGSTPASTTNAVPPVSPEAGAVGFVDVRTAVPNAIIDLRYSTSNNFLHAPLYPADARCLVHESMAPGLAAAAGALHQGEALVFWDCYRPHDVQVRMFQAVADPNWVARPGQYSRSHEAGRSVDVTIANAQEQCPPGNRLGSQCLTDMGTDFDEFSSRANAFATQDVSETEQANRARLREVMGTGGLTPYSGEWWHFDGPAANVERPIINVPVN, encoded by the coding sequence GTGCGACGGCTCGCTATCGCCCTGATCACCGCGGCTTGCAGCTCAGGCTGCGGTTCGCCAGGAGGTGGTCCCGCGACGCCGGGTTCGACAACCGTCACCCCGGCCTCTGGTGCGACCGCGACCGGCTCCACTCCTGCATCCACGACCAACGCCGTGCCCCCGGTTTCCCCAGAGGCGGGCGCAGTGGGATTCGTCGACGTTCGGACGGCCGTTCCCAATGCGATCATCGATCTCCGCTATTCGACGTCAAACAATTTCTTGCATGCGCCCTTGTATCCCGCCGATGCCCGGTGCCTGGTGCATGAATCCATGGCGCCGGGCCTGGCCGCGGCCGCCGGGGCTCTGCATCAGGGAGAAGCGTTGGTCTTCTGGGACTGCTACCGGCCGCACGACGTGCAGGTGCGGATGTTCCAGGCGGTGGCCGATCCCAATTGGGTGGCCCGTCCGGGCCAGTATTCGCGCAGCCACGAGGCGGGGCGCTCGGTTGACGTGACAATTGCGAACGCCCAAGAACAGTGCCCGCCAGGTAATCGCCTCGGCAGTCAGTGCCTGACCGACATGGGCACGGATTTCGACGAATTTTCCTCTCGCGCAAATGCATTCGCAACCCAGGACGTCAGCGAAACCGAGCAGGCCAACCGCGCCCGGCTCCGCGAAGTCATGGGCACCGGTGGGCTGACCCCTTACTCAGGAGAGTGGTGGCACTTCGACGGTCCTGCCGCGAACGTCGAGCGCCCGATCATCAACGTCCCCGTCAACTGA
- a CDS encoding serine/threonine-protein kinase, translating into METAQTPPGSLAEGTPFGRYRLIELLGRGGMGAVWRAYDTVMDRTVALKVLPEEFANDDVYQERFRREAHAAAGLDEPHVVPIYDFGQIEGRLFVTMRLIRGRDLHSMLADGPLPPARALAIIDQIASALHAAHRIGLVHRDVKPSNILVAEHDFAYLIDFGIARAVGETSLTRAGTVIGTWAYMAPERISTGQNDPRGDIYALACVLYECLTGRPPFPGKSIEQQITAHLTMSPPKPSMMHAGLPPQLDQVIATGMAKDPGQRYATTLELASAAKDAITTPALRPNPSPAAPTMAAPHVVLNTELQRPPAGVIGDAAPTQLGSPSAPSHPGLPVQPPEGPPPPAGARRRGFSTRGKAAIGLGAAAVLAAVIVTTAVIAGRNGAGKHSGVEASTPGSGSTSSVSNPPVTTPPTSSSTEPTETTMSLSGSWSGPVSGDQSGFDVTADIVDGAQLTGTVSYPQLGCAGTWTQHGVGDNGARLISERITRGKCVPAEVTLTPRNDGTLSYMSTYYAASQHRNFTIYATMRRSAIG; encoded by the coding sequence ATGGAAACTGCGCAGACACCGCCGGGGTCGCTGGCTGAGGGCACGCCATTCGGACGCTACCGGTTGATCGAATTGCTGGGCCGCGGCGGCATGGGCGCGGTGTGGCGAGCTTATGACACCGTGATGGATCGGACAGTGGCGCTCAAGGTGCTACCGGAAGAATTCGCCAACGACGATGTCTATCAGGAGCGGTTTCGCCGGGAGGCTCACGCCGCCGCCGGACTCGACGAGCCCCATGTAGTGCCGATCTATGACTTCGGGCAAATCGAGGGACGCCTATTTGTGACCATGCGGTTGATCAGGGGCCGCGACCTGCACAGCATGCTGGCGGACGGCCCCCTGCCGCCGGCACGGGCACTGGCGATCATCGACCAGATCGCCTCGGCGCTGCACGCGGCGCACCGGATTGGGTTGGTGCACCGCGACGTCAAGCCGTCGAACATTCTTGTCGCCGAGCACGACTTCGCTTACCTGATCGACTTCGGCATCGCCCGCGCCGTCGGCGAGACGTCGCTGACCAGAGCCGGCACGGTTATCGGCACTTGGGCCTACATGGCCCCCGAGCGCATCAGCACCGGCCAGAACGATCCCCGCGGCGATATCTACGCCTTGGCCTGCGTGCTGTATGAGTGCCTGACCGGGCGGCCGCCCTTTCCCGGTAAAAGCATTGAGCAACAGATCACCGCTCATCTGACCATGTCGCCGCCGAAGCCATCGATGATGCACGCGGGCCTGCCGCCACAGCTCGACCAGGTGATCGCCACCGGCATGGCCAAAGACCCCGGCCAGCGCTACGCCACCACCCTGGAGTTGGCGAGCGCCGCCAAGGACGCCATCACCACCCCGGCGCTGCGGCCCAACCCTTCCCCCGCAGCGCCGACCATGGCCGCGCCGCATGTCGTACTGAACACCGAGTTGCAGCGCCCGCCTGCTGGGGTGATCGGTGACGCCGCGCCCACCCAATTGGGCAGCCCGAGCGCGCCGAGCCACCCGGGCCTGCCAGTGCAGCCTCCGGAAGGTCCGCCACCGCCAGCAGGTGCTCGCCGCCGCGGGTTTTCGACGCGCGGCAAGGCTGCGATCGGCCTCGGGGCTGCCGCAGTGCTAGCCGCCGTGATTGTGACCACCGCCGTCATTGCGGGGCGTAACGGCGCCGGCAAGCACTCCGGCGTGGAGGCATCAACGCCGGGCTCCGGTTCAACGTCATCCGTCTCCAACCCTCCCGTGACTACGCCTCCCACGTCATCCTCCACCGAACCGACCGAGACGACGATGTCGCTGAGCGGCAGTTGGTCTGGACCCGTCTCCGGCGACCAATCCGGCTTCGACGTCACCGCCGACATCGTTGACGGCGCTCAGCTCACCGGCACCGTCAGCTATCCCCAACTCGGCTGCGCCGGAACATGGACCCAGCATGGCGTCGGCGACAACGGGGCGCGGTTGATCTCCGAACGGATCACGCGCGGCAAATGCGTGCCGGCGGAGGTCACTCTCACCCCGCGCAACGACGGCACGCTTTCCTACATGTCCACTTACTACGCGGCGTCACAACACCGGAACTTCACGATCTACGCGACCATGCGCCGTTCGGCGATCGGATAA
- a CDS encoding magnesium transporter MgtE N-terminal domain-containing protein produces MEIVRANFWLEVAPTCAEHPSLGHAAGVLLLSRMTGQRVLSPDGGVVGRLADLTVELGEQPGPCLVKRLLVQRHGAPDLLSPWAAVESFRHTGLVLAHGTDDPATFAITSITETLGDDEILLGRDVLDTQVIDVVGQRLARVAEVVLARSSQNRLEIVGVEVGFGGVLRRLGLRRLAARAGEDALAWTDLHLTSERGHAVQLATPRSAVNHLDARGLAALVSRLDTDSATEILTARGPRVAAEVIRASHPDVGERVLRAMARTNAAETVAAMPADHATRWRDRLAGSPTLLDRPFLRSQVWPRRRHAPAEGRGAERPKP; encoded by the coding sequence ATGGAAATCGTGCGCGCGAACTTCTGGCTCGAGGTCGCCCCAACGTGCGCCGAACACCCGTCACTCGGGCATGCTGCTGGGGTGCTGTTGCTCAGCCGGATGACCGGACAAAGAGTGCTGAGTCCCGACGGGGGTGTGGTCGGCCGCCTCGCCGACCTGACTGTCGAACTGGGCGAGCAGCCCGGGCCGTGCCTGGTTAAGCGACTCCTCGTGCAGCGCCACGGGGCGCCGGACCTGCTGTCGCCGTGGGCCGCGGTCGAGAGTTTCCGGCACACGGGGCTGGTGCTAGCGCACGGCACCGATGATCCGGCCACATTCGCGATCACCTCGATCACCGAAACGCTGGGAGACGACGAGATCCTGCTGGGGCGCGACGTGCTCGACACCCAGGTCATCGACGTAGTGGGCCAGCGACTGGCCCGGGTCGCCGAAGTGGTGCTCGCCCGCAGCAGCCAGAACCGGCTCGAGATCGTCGGCGTCGAGGTCGGATTTGGCGGGGTGCTGCGGCGGCTCGGCCTGCGCCGACTGGCGGCGCGCGCCGGGGAGGACGCCCTCGCGTGGACCGACCTGCACCTGACCTCGGAGCGGGGTCATGCCGTGCAGCTCGCAACCCCACGATCGGCGGTAAACCACCTCGACGCGCGAGGACTCGCCGCACTGGTGAGCCGACTCGACACCGATTCGGCCACCGAGATTCTCACCGCCAGGGGCCCCCGCGTCGCCGCCGAGGTCATCCGCGCCAGCCACCCGGACGTGGGGGAGCGGGTGCTGCGGGCGATGGCCCGCACTAATGCCGCCGAAACCGTAGCCGCCATGCCCGCCGATCACGCGACCCGCTGGCGGGACCGCCTCGCAGGGTCGCCCACGCTCCTGGACAGACCCTTCTTGCGCTCGCAAGTTTGGCCTCGCCGGCGTCACGCACCAGCCGAAGGTAGGGGTGCCGAGAGGCCGAAGCCTTGA
- a CDS encoding divalent metal cation transporter: MRRPHRKRLALGGLLAVVGPGLLAGLSDDDPAGITTYSVLGTKHGYQLLWVLVLSTVALVMFHGLAARMGVVTGQGLIGLVRQRYGVRLGGAVLAALVIANVGTTCAEFAGIAAGSELFGISRYASVPAAAVIVSLLVLRGSFHRVEHVLLLLSTIFLAYVGSGVLAHPDWGAALHGMLVPSMPANGEAIAIVTATLGTTLAPWGLSFMQSYAVDKKLRTEDLPLVRLDVVTGAVLTGVIGFFVVVACAATLYRDGRSIQDAADTAVALEPLAGPAASTLFAVGLIGAALLAASILPLSTAYSVCEYAGIEAAVDDSYREAKTFYLTFGIVTLLSALAVLIPNAPLVTILVATQVLNAVLLVPLLFAMIGIGRDRDLMGPFTIGRAGTIAYGLTTAMVVLCVAALAVTSLTG, translated from the coding sequence TTGAGGCGGCCGCACCGCAAACGGCTCGCCCTCGGCGGACTGCTGGCGGTCGTCGGTCCGGGGTTGCTCGCGGGCCTCTCCGACGACGACCCGGCCGGTATCACGACCTACTCGGTCCTCGGCACGAAACACGGCTACCAGCTGTTGTGGGTGCTCGTGCTCTCCACCGTCGCCCTGGTGATGTTCCACGGCCTGGCAGCACGCATGGGTGTGGTCACCGGACAGGGTCTCATCGGCCTGGTGCGCCAGCGGTACGGCGTGCGGTTGGGCGGTGCCGTGCTGGCCGCCCTCGTGATCGCCAACGTCGGCACGACCTGTGCCGAATTCGCCGGGATCGCCGCCGGCTCCGAACTGTTCGGCATTAGCCGCTACGCGAGCGTCCCCGCGGCGGCGGTGATCGTCTCCCTGCTGGTGCTACGTGGCAGCTTCCACCGCGTCGAGCACGTCCTGCTACTGCTGTCGACGATCTTCCTGGCCTACGTCGGGTCCGGAGTGCTGGCCCATCCGGACTGGGGTGCCGCACTCCACGGCATGCTGGTTCCGAGCATGCCCGCCAACGGCGAAGCCATCGCCATCGTCACCGCCACCCTCGGCACCACGCTCGCCCCATGGGGACTTTCTTTCATGCAGTCCTACGCGGTCGATAAGAAGCTTCGGACCGAGGACCTCCCTCTGGTACGGCTCGACGTGGTGACGGGGGCCGTGCTTACCGGGGTCATCGGGTTCTTCGTCGTGGTGGCGTGTGCGGCGACGCTCTACCGCGACGGCCGCTCCATCCAGGACGCTGCTGACACCGCAGTGGCTCTCGAACCCCTCGCCGGCCCCGCCGCCTCGACACTGTTCGCGGTGGGATTGATCGGGGCGGCGCTCCTGGCTGCCTCCATACTGCCGCTGTCGACGGCTTATTCGGTGTGCGAGTACGCCGGCATCGAAGCAGCCGTCGACGACTCTTATCGCGAGGCCAAGACCTTCTACTTGACGTTCGGAATCGTCACACTCCTCAGCGCCCTCGCCGTGCTCATCCCGAACGCCCCGCTCGTGACGATCCTGGTCGCCACCCAGGTGCTCAATGCCGTGCTACTGGTGCCGTTGCTGTTCGCGATGATCGGCATTGGGCGTGACCGCGACCTCATGGGACCGTTCACCATCGGACGGGCCGGCACGATCGCCTACGGTCTTACGACCGCCATGGTGGTGCTCTGCGTCGCTGCGTTGGCGGTCACCTCGCTCACCGGATGA
- a CDS encoding endonuclease/exonuclease/phosphatase family protein — MTSPDRDDVLTVLTLNIWGDHLWEERKHALVDWFTEIRPDVVALQEVTRSPELCEATWLAEQTGMDAVYAAAYVRSGPSDFGNAVLSRWPIVDSRSLQLTLAGANIEPRGALTVDARVRNRLVSVTSTHLSYRFDEGRVREAQVRQLTDFVGSASGDFPPIVCGDLNARPESTEVRLVGRLLFDAFEVAHPGEPGFTWNNTNPYTAQDPTPDQRIDYIFVGPCTADGAGKVLDADVVCDAPRHGVWPSDHFGVVAQLACPAAQH, encoded by the coding sequence GTGACGTCACCCGATCGGGACGATGTGCTGACTGTGCTGACGCTGAACATTTGGGGCGATCACCTCTGGGAGGAGCGCAAGCACGCGCTCGTCGACTGGTTCACCGAGATTCGCCCCGATGTGGTCGCGTTGCAGGAAGTGACTCGGTCACCGGAATTGTGTGAGGCGACGTGGCTGGCCGAACAGACCGGAATGGACGCGGTGTACGCCGCAGCGTACGTCCGCTCCGGCCCAAGCGATTTCGGCAACGCGGTCCTGAGCCGCTGGCCGATTGTCGACTCGCGGTCGCTCCAGTTGACCCTGGCGGGGGCAAATATCGAGCCGCGCGGCGCGCTGACCGTCGATGCCCGGGTTCGCAACCGTCTGGTGTCGGTCACCTCAACCCACTTGTCTTACCGGTTCGACGAGGGCAGGGTGCGCGAGGCACAGGTCCGTCAGCTCACCGATTTCGTCGGGTCAGCCTCCGGCGATTTCCCCCCGATTGTCTGTGGCGACCTCAACGCCCGCCCGGAATCGACCGAGGTGCGACTCGTCGGCCGCCTGCTGTTCGACGCCTTCGAGGTGGCCCATCCCGGTGAACCTGGCTTCACCTGGAACAACACCAACCCGTACACGGCGCAGGACCCGACACCGGATCAGCGCATCGACTACATCTTCGTTGGCCCGTGCACCGCTGACGGCGCGGGCAAGGTGCTCGACGCGGACGTCGTCTGCGACGCGCCGCGCCACGGTGTCTGGCCCAGCGATCATTTCGGTGTCGTCGCCCAACTCGCGTGCCCTGCCGCCCAGCACTAA
- a CDS encoding DUF456 domain-containing protein, with protein sequence MSAAGIVLVALAIAVGIIGIVVPLLPGTLLVFAAILVWAVLENNITAWVTLGVVATLLGVATMIKYTWPVKRMRAADVRTLSLVAGALVGIIGFFVIPVIGLVIGFVLGVYLAELAARGDQRLAWTSTKHAVKGVALSMGVELAAALLATAAWAAGVYLTQ encoded by the coding sequence ATGAGTGCCGCCGGCATCGTTCTCGTAGCACTGGCGATCGCCGTCGGAATCATCGGCATCGTGGTGCCGCTGTTGCCGGGCACGCTGCTGGTGTTCGCCGCGATCTTGGTGTGGGCCGTCCTCGAGAACAACATCACCGCGTGGGTGACACTCGGCGTGGTGGCCACGCTGCTCGGTGTGGCGACAATGATCAAATACACCTGGCCCGTCAAGCGGATGCGGGCCGCCGACGTGCGGACGCTGAGTCTGGTGGCAGGCGCGCTGGTGGGCATCATCGGTTTCTTCGTAATCCCGGTGATCGGCCTGGTGATCGGCTTCGTGCTAGGTGTCTATCTCGCGGAACTGGCCGCCCGTGGAGACCAGCGGCTGGCGTGGACCTCGACGAAGCACGCCGTCAAAGGTGTCGCGTTGTCGATGGGTGTCGAGTTGGCTGCCGCACTGCTCGCCACCGCCGCGTGGGCGGCCGGGGTGTACCTGACCCAGTAG
- a CDS encoding Fic family protein, with product MSLPPYIAKIDANIDTGTAVELEAAMSEISRLDSTHGTHLAALSTLLLRTESVASSKIERVEASLDDYARALHGGRSNSSAVSMVAATTALHEMIASVDRGAPVQKSAILRAHEALMREDPIEGQQAGQIRTVQNWIGGSDYSPRNALYVPPPPDTVPAYMDDLVAFANRTDIPVLIQAAIAHAQFESIHPFTDGNGRIGRAVINTIFRRRGATTRLVVPLASALVAHRERYFGALNAYRAGDLRPLIVTFASSSKTAAAESRTSAERLAEIPVEWRHMVGPLRRNSATDKLLLLLPSMPIVSSDDVASLVDAPRSSVFAAIKRLHTTGVLRPLTDRKRDQVWGASLVLDELDDLGHRIERRST from the coding sequence GTGTCCCTTCCCCCTTACATCGCCAAAATCGACGCCAACATCGACACGGGTACCGCTGTCGAACTCGAAGCCGCCATGAGCGAGATTTCTCGCCTCGACAGCACGCACGGAACGCACCTCGCAGCGCTCAGCACTCTCCTACTTCGAACAGAATCGGTGGCGTCTTCAAAAATTGAGCGCGTTGAGGCGAGCCTGGACGACTACGCACGCGCGTTGCACGGCGGAAGAAGCAATTCGAGCGCGGTCTCGATGGTGGCAGCGACCACCGCCCTGCACGAAATGATCGCCAGCGTCGATCGAGGGGCGCCCGTACAGAAGTCCGCGATCTTGCGCGCACATGAGGCGCTGATGCGAGAAGACCCGATAGAGGGGCAGCAAGCTGGTCAGATAAGGACGGTCCAGAATTGGATCGGCGGGAGCGACTACTCGCCGCGAAACGCGTTGTACGTTCCGCCACCGCCAGACACGGTGCCCGCGTACATGGACGACCTGGTGGCGTTCGCGAACCGAACAGACATTCCCGTTCTGATTCAGGCCGCCATCGCGCATGCACAGTTCGAATCAATCCACCCCTTCACCGACGGCAACGGTCGCATCGGCCGAGCAGTCATCAACACGATCTTCAGGCGGAGGGGCGCAACAACGCGCCTCGTCGTCCCGCTGGCATCGGCGCTTGTTGCTCACCGAGAGCGCTACTTCGGGGCGCTCAACGCATATCGCGCCGGTGACCTACGCCCGCTCATCGTCACATTCGCGAGCTCATCAAAGACTGCTGCCGCCGAATCACGCACCAGTGCAGAGCGTTTGGCTGAGATACCAGTTGAGTGGCGACACATGGTCGGACCGCTTAGGCGTAACAGCGCGACCGACAAACTACTCCTGCTCTTGCCGTCGATGCCGATCGTTTCGTCCGACGACGTCGCATCACTTGTCGATGCACCTCGAAGCAGTGTGTTCGCCGCGATCAAAAGACTGCATACCACCGGCGTTCTACGCCCATTAACTGACCGAAAACGAGACCAGGTATGGGGTGCAAGCCTTGTACTCGACGAACTAGACGACTTGGGGCACAGGATAGAGCGAAGGAGCACTTAG